CGGTGCTGCGCCGGTTCCGCGACGCGCACCCCACCGTCGACCTGCGCGTCGAGGAGAGCGGATCCCAGGACCTGGTGCGCGACCTGCTCCGCGGCGACCTCGACCTGGCTTTGATCATCATGCCGGCCCAGGGTGCCGACCCAGGTCTGCGCGTCGACCCGATCCTGCGGGAGAGCCTGGTGGTGGCCTCGGTGGGGGAGGTGCCGACCGCGTCGGCGGCGGGGGAGCTGCACATCACCGACCTGCGCGACCAGCCGATGGTCATGTTCCGCGAGGGCTACGACCTGCGCGACGCCACGATCCAGGCGTGCCGCGAGGCGGGCTTCGAGCCGACCTTCGCGGTGGACGGCGGCGAGATGGACGCGGTGCTCAGCTTCGTCGAGGCGGGGCTCGGTATCGCGCTGGTGCCGGGCATCGTGCTGGCCCGCCGACCGGGCGTGCGGATCACCCCCCTCGCCCCGCCCGGGGTGCGGCGGACCATCGCGGTGGCGCGTCGGCGCGACGTGGTGCCGACTCATGCCGGTCGGGAACTCCGGCGGATCCTGCTCGACTACATACAGTCGGCGATCGACCGAGACGACCTACCACCGGGTGTGGATCCGCTCTGATCCCACTGCCCGCCGGGGCGCGGCCCGGCCCCGGTCAGCGGCCCTCGGCGTCGTCCATCGCGCGGTAGATCCGCTGCTCAGAGACGGGGTACGGGGTGCCGAGCGCCTGGGCGAAGACGTTCACCCGCAACTCCTCGATCATCCAGCGGATCTGCCGTACGGCCGCCTCCTGCCGGCGTGCCGGCGGCAGGTTGGCGAGCAGGTCGGCGTACTCCTTCTGCACCACGGCGACCCGGTCCTGCTGCTGGCGGTCGCGCTGCGGGTTGCCGCCGAGGCGGTCCAGCCGGCGTTCGATGGCGGTGAGGTAGCGCAGCAGGTCGGGCAGCCGGGCGTACCCGGTCTCGGTGATGAAACCCGCGTGCACCAGCCCGGCGAGCTGGTTGCGGATGTCGGCCAGTGCGGCCACCACGGCGAGGTTGCGGGTGGCGCCGAGCCGCTGCTCCACGGTGTACGCGGCGGCGAGGACCTTGCGTACCCGGTCCATCACCTCGACGACGGTGTCGACCAGGTCGGCGCGGACCTTGTCGCGCAGGGCCGCGAACCCGTCGGCGTCCCACGCCGGTCCACCGGCGGCACCGATGAGCCGGTCGATGGCCGCGCCCGCCGCGTCCTCGATCATCTCCTGCACGCCGCCGTGCGGGTTGCGGCTCAGCGCCAGCTTCGCCTCGTTGGTCAGCCGCCCCTGCAGGATCCGCGCCGGGGACGGCACGGTGAGCCGCAGCAGCCGGCGGGTGCCGGCCCAGTGCGACGCCTCCGCCTCGGCGGGGGAGTCGAACACCTTCACGCCCACCGTGGCGCCCTCGTCGACCAGCGCCGGGTACGCGGTCACCGCGTAGCCGGCGCGGACCTGCTCGATCGTCCGTGGCAGGGTGCCGATGCTCCACTCGCGCAGCCCGGTACGGGCCACCTCCGGCGCGGCGGCCGCCACCACCTGGCGTACCTCCTGGCGGAGTTGACGTTGCAGGGCCGGCAGGTCCTTGCCCTCGGCGACCGGCTTGTCGTCGTC
The nucleotide sequence above comes from Micromonospora luteifusca. Encoded proteins:
- a CDS encoding LysR family transcriptional regulator — encoded protein: MQLHQLRYFVAVAEVRHFTQAADLVGITQPSLSKQIHALEADLGAPLFERLRGNIALTAAGEVLLPLATRILADVETATREVQELVGLRRGRVRLGATPSLATSLAPPVLRRFRDAHPTVDLRVEESGSQDLVRDLLRGDLDLALIIMPAQGADPGLRVDPILRESLVVASVGEVPTASAAGELHITDLRDQPMVMFREGYDLRDATIQACREAGFEPTFAVDGGEMDAVLSFVEAGLGIALVPGIVLARRPGVRITPLAPPGVRRTIAVARRRDVVPTHAGRELRRILLDYIQSAIDRDDLPPGVDPL